A stretch of the Enterobacter mori genome encodes the following:
- the udp gene encoding uridine phosphorylase, whose translation MSKSDVFHLGLTKNDLQGATLAIVPGDPERVEKIAALMDKPVKLAAHREFTTWRAELDGKAVIVCSTGIGGPSTSIAVEELAQLGIRTFLRIGTTGAIQPHINVGDVLVTTASVRLDGASLHFAPMEFPAVADFECTTALVEAAKSVGATTHVGVTASSDTFYPGQERYDTFSGRVVSRFKGSMEEWQSMGVMNYEMESATLLTMCASQGLRAGMVAGVIVNRTQQEIPNAETMKQTESHAVKIVVEAARRLI comes from the coding sequence ATGTCTAAGTCTGATGTTTTTCATCTCGGCCTCACTAAAAACGATTTACAAGGGGCTACGCTCGCTATCGTCCCTGGCGATCCTGAGCGTGTGGAAAAGATCGCCGCGCTGATGGATAAGCCGGTTAAGCTGGCAGCGCATCGCGAATTCACCACCTGGCGCGCAGAGCTGGACGGTAAAGCGGTGATCGTGTGCTCTACCGGTATTGGTGGCCCGTCTACCTCTATCGCCGTTGAAGAGCTGGCGCAGCTGGGCATCCGTACTTTCCTGCGCATCGGCACCACTGGCGCCATTCAGCCGCACATCAACGTCGGCGACGTGCTGGTCACGACCGCGTCCGTGCGTCTGGACGGGGCAAGCCTGCATTTTGCGCCGATGGAATTCCCGGCAGTGGCCGACTTCGAATGCACCACCGCGCTGGTTGAAGCCGCGAAGTCCGTTGGCGCAACCACCCACGTGGGCGTAACTGCCTCTTCCGATACCTTCTACCCGGGCCAGGAGCGTTACGACACCTTCTCTGGCCGCGTGGTAAGCCGCTTCAAAGGCTCCATGGAAGAGTGGCAGTCGATGGGCGTGATGAACTATGAAATGGAATCTGCGACGCTGCTGACCATGTGCGCAAGCCAGGGTCTGCGTGCCGGTATGGTGGCGGGCGTTATCGTCAACCGTACCCAGCAGGAGATCCCGAACGCTGAAACCATGAAGCAGACTGAAAGCCATGCGGTGAAAATCGTGGTTGAAGCGGCGCGCCGCCTGATCTAA
- the ubiD gene encoding 4-hydroxy-3-polyprenylbenzoate decarboxylase has translation MTNCMKYHDLRDFLTLLEKQGELKRITLPVDPYLEMTEIADRTLRAGGPALLFENPKGYSMPVLCNLFGTPRRVALGMGQEDVTALREVGKLLAFLKEPEPPKGFRDLFDKLPQFKQVLNMPTKRLRGAPCQQKVLEGDAVDLTKIPIMQCWPEDAAPLITWGLTVTRGPYKERQNLGIYRQQLIGKNKLIMRWLSHRGGALDFQEWCAEHPGERFPVSVALGADPATILGAVTPVPDTLSEYAFAGLLRGTKTEVVKCVSNDLEVPASAEIVLEGYIEQGELAPEGPYGDHTGYYNEIDNFPVFTVTHITQREDAIYHSTYTGRPPDEPAVLGVALNEVFVPILQKQFPEIVDFYLPPEGCSYRLAVVTMKKQYAGHAKRVMMGVWSFLRQFMYTKFVIVCDDDVNARDWNDVIWAITTRMDPARDTVLVENTPIDYLDFASPVSGLGSKMGLDATNKWPGETDREWGRPIKKDPAVTARIDAIWDELAIMNNGKSEADR, from the coding sequence ATGACTAACTGCATGAAATACCACGATCTACGCGACTTCCTGACGCTGCTGGAAAAGCAGGGCGAACTTAAGCGGATTACGCTTCCTGTTGATCCTTATCTGGAAATGACAGAAATTGCTGACCGCACCCTGCGTGCCGGTGGGCCTGCGCTGCTGTTTGAAAATCCGAAAGGTTACTCAATGCCGGTGCTGTGCAATCTGTTCGGCACGCCGCGCCGCGTGGCGCTGGGCATGGGGCAAGAGGATGTCACTGCGCTGCGTGAAGTGGGTAAACTGCTGGCGTTTTTGAAAGAGCCGGAGCCGCCGAAAGGTTTCCGCGATCTGTTCGACAAGCTGCCGCAGTTTAAGCAGGTACTGAACATGCCAACCAAACGCCTGCGCGGTGCGCCGTGCCAGCAAAAAGTGCTGGAAGGCGATGCGGTTGATCTGACAAAAATCCCGATTATGCAGTGCTGGCCTGAAGATGCTGCGCCGCTGATTACCTGGGGTCTGACCGTCACCCGTGGGCCGTACAAAGAGCGCCAAAACCTCGGTATCTACCGCCAGCAGCTGATTGGTAAAAATAAACTTATCATGCGCTGGCTGTCACATCGTGGCGGCGCGCTCGATTTCCAGGAGTGGTGCGCGGAACATCCCGGTGAACGATTCCCGGTTTCTGTTGCCCTGGGGGCCGACCCGGCAACGATTCTGGGCGCGGTCACGCCTGTTCCGGATACACTGTCGGAATATGCCTTTGCAGGGCTGCTGCGCGGCACTAAAACGGAAGTCGTAAAGTGTGTCTCTAATGACCTGGAAGTACCAGCCAGTGCGGAAATCGTTCTGGAAGGCTACATCGAACAGGGTGAGCTTGCACCGGAAGGGCCTTACGGCGACCATACGGGTTATTACAATGAAATTGATAACTTCCCGGTGTTTACCGTCACGCACATTACCCAGCGTGAAGATGCGATTTACCACTCAACCTATACCGGACGTCCACCGGATGAGCCTGCAGTGCTGGGCGTGGCGCTGAACGAAGTCTTTGTGCCGATTCTGCAAAAACAGTTCCCGGAAATTGTTGATTTCTATTTGCCGCCGGAAGGGTGCTCGTATCGCCTGGCGGTGGTGACGATGAAGAAGCAGTATGCCGGTCACGCTAAGCGCGTGATGATGGGCGTATGGTCTTTCCTGCGCCAGTTTATGTATACCAAGTTTGTTATCGTCTGCGATGATGACGTCAATGCCCGCGACTGGAACGACGTTATTTGGGCAATTACTACACGCATGGACCCCGCGCGTGATACGGTGTTAGTCGAAAACACGCCGATAGATTATCTGGATTTTGCCTCGCCGGTTTCCGGTCTTGGCTCAAAAATGGGACTGGATGCCACGAATAAATGGCCTGGCGAAACCGACCGTGAATGGGGTCGCCCGATCAAAAAAGATCCTGCCGTGACCGCGCGAATAGACGCGATCTGGGACGAACTGGCCATAATGAATAACGGTAAATCTGAAGCTGACCGTTAA
- the tatC gene encoding Sec-independent protein translocase subunit TatC, with translation MAVDDTQPLITHLIELRKRLLNCIIAVLLIFLCLVYFANDIYQVVSAPLIKQMPLGATMIATDVASPFFTPIKLTFWVSLIASAPVILYQVWAFVAPALYKHERKLVIPLLVSSSLLFYIGMAFAYFVVFPLAFGFLTHTAPEGVQVSTDIASYLSFVMALFMAFGVAFEVPVAIVLLCWVGVTTPDDLRKKRPYILVGAFVVGMLLTPPDVFSQTLLAIPMYCLFEVGVFFSRFYVGKRRPPEDEEDGSEKTTEE, from the coding sequence ATGGCAGTAGATGATACTCAACCGCTCATTACGCACCTCATTGAGCTGCGCAAGCGCCTGTTAAACTGCATTATTGCGGTTCTCCTTATATTCCTGTGCCTGGTCTATTTTGCCAACGATATCTATCAGGTGGTGTCTGCACCGCTGATTAAACAGATGCCGCTGGGCGCGACGATGATCGCAACGGATGTTGCCTCACCGTTTTTCACCCCGATCAAGCTGACCTTCTGGGTATCCTTGATTGCGTCTGCGCCGGTCATTTTGTACCAGGTCTGGGCCTTCGTCGCTCCGGCGCTGTACAAGCACGAGCGTAAACTGGTGATCCCACTGCTGGTCTCCAGCTCGCTGCTGTTCTATATCGGCATGGCGTTCGCCTATTTCGTTGTCTTCCCTCTGGCCTTTGGCTTCCTGACGCATACCGCGCCGGAAGGGGTTCAGGTGTCGACAGACATCGCCAGCTATCTCAGCTTTGTTATGGCGCTGTTTATGGCGTTCGGTGTGGCGTTCGAAGTGCCAGTGGCCATCGTCCTGCTCTGCTGGGTAGGGGTGACAACGCCTGACGATCTCCGCAAGAAGCGCCCCTATATCCTCGTAGGCGCATTTGTGGTGGGCATGCTGCTGACGCCACCGGATGTCTTCTCGCAAACCTTACTGGCGATACCGATGTATTGTTTGTTTGAGGTCGGCGTGTTCTTCTCGCGCTTCTATGTGGGCAAACGACGTCCGCCGGAAGATGAAGAAGACGGGTCTGAAAAGACCACTGAAGAATAA
- the ubiB gene encoding ubiquinone biosynthesis regulatory protein kinase UbiB, whose protein sequence is MTPGEIRRLYFIVRTFLSYGLDELIPRMRITLPLRIWRRTLFWMPNRHKDQVLGERLRLALQELGPVWIKFGQMLSTRRDLFPPQIADELAMLQDRVAPFDGVRAKKQIEEAMGNIPVETWFDDFDIQPLASASIAQVHTARLKENGKEVVIKVIRPDILPIIKADMKLIYRLARWVPRLLPDGRRLRPMEVVREYEKTLIDELNLLRESANAIQLRRNFEDSPMLYVPEVYSDYCSQNMMVMERIYGIPVSDVVALEKQGTNMKLLAERGVQVFFTQVFRDSFFHADMHPGNIFVSYEHPEDPKYIGIDCGIVGSLNKEDKRYLAENFIAFFNRDYRKVAELHVDSGWVPPDTNVEEFEFAIRTVCEPIFEKPLSEISFGHVLLNLFNTARRFNMEVQPQLVLLQKTLLYVEGVGRQLYPQLDLWKTAKPFLESWIKDQVGIPALVRSLKEKGPFWIEKMPEIPELVYDSLRQSKNLQHSMDKIAHELQSSRVRQGQSRYLFGIGATLLLSGTLLLINRPDWEMMPAWIMAGGVVVWLAGWRKTR, encoded by the coding sequence ATGACGCCTGGTGAAATTCGGCGCCTCTATTTTATTGTTCGCACCTTTTTGAGCTACGGGCTCGACGAGCTTATCCCCAGAATGCGTATCACGCTGCCGCTTCGTATCTGGCGGCGCACGCTGTTCTGGATGCCAAATCGCCACAAAGACCAGGTTTTAGGCGAACGCTTGCGTCTTGCGCTGCAGGAGCTGGGCCCGGTATGGATCAAGTTTGGGCAGATGCTTTCTACCCGCCGCGATCTCTTCCCACCGCAAATTGCCGATGAACTGGCGATGTTGCAGGATCGCGTTGCTCCGTTTGATGGGGTGAGAGCGAAGAAGCAGATCGAAGAAGCGATGGGCAATATTCCTGTAGAAACCTGGTTTGATGATTTCGACATTCAGCCGCTTGCATCGGCCTCCATTGCCCAGGTACACACGGCTCGCCTGAAAGAAAACGGTAAAGAAGTGGTTATCAAGGTTATTCGCCCGGATATCCTGCCGATCATCAAAGCCGATATGAAGCTGATCTACAGGTTGGCCCGTTGGGTACCGCGCTTGTTACCGGATGGCCGCCGACTGCGCCCGATGGAAGTGGTGCGGGAGTATGAAAAAACGCTGATCGACGAGCTCAACCTGCTGCGTGAATCGGCGAACGCCATTCAGCTGCGTCGTAACTTTGAAGACAGCCCGATGCTGTATGTTCCTGAAGTCTATTCTGACTATTGCAGCCAGAACATGATGGTCATGGAGCGTATTTACGGTATTCCGGTCTCGGATGTTGTTGCGCTGGAAAAGCAGGGCACCAACATGAAGCTGCTGGCCGAGCGTGGTGTGCAGGTCTTCTTTACCCAGGTCTTCCGCGACAGTTTTTTCCATGCGGACATGCACCCGGGTAATATCTTCGTGAGCTACGAACACCCGGAGGATCCGAAGTACATCGGGATCGACTGCGGGATTGTGGGTTCGCTGAACAAAGAAGATAAACGCTATCTCGCAGAAAATTTCATCGCTTTCTTCAACCGCGACTACCGTAAGGTGGCCGAGCTGCACGTGGATTCTGGCTGGGTTCCACCAGACACCAATGTCGAAGAGTTTGAGTTTGCGATCCGCACGGTATGCGAACCGATTTTCGAAAAACCGCTGTCGGAGATCTCCTTCGGTCACGTTTTGTTGAACCTTTTCAATACCGCGCGTCGCTTCAATATGGAAGTGCAGCCACAATTAGTTTTACTTCAGAAAACATTACTTTACGTTGAGGGAGTAGGTCGCCAGCTCTATCCTCAGTTAGACTTATGGAAAACGGCGAAACCTTTCCTTGAATCCTGGATTAAAGATCAGGTTGGCATTCCAGCGCTGGTACGCTCCCTTAAGGAGAAAGGCCCGTTTTGGATTGAAAAAATGCCTGAAATTCCTGAACTGGTTTACGACAGTTTGCGTCAGAGCAAGAACCTCCAGCACAGCATGGATAAAATCGCGCACGAGCTTCAGTCCAGCCGCGTGCGACAGGGACAATCACGCTATCTCTTTGGCATTGGCGCGACGTTGCTGCTGAGCGGTACGCTGTTGCTCATCAATCGCCCTGACTGGGAGATGATGCCCGCCTGGATCATGGCTGGCGGCGTTGTTGTCTGGCTTGCTGGCTGGAGAAAAACGCGCTGA
- the fre gene encoding NAD(P)H-flavin reductase, producing the protein MTTLSCKVTSVDAITDTVYRVRLVPESAFSFRAGQYLMVVMDERDKRPFSMASTPAEQEFIELHIGASELNLYAMAVMDRILKEREIVVDIPHGEAWLREDEDRPLILIAGGTGFSYVRSILLTALARNPNRDITIYWGGREEKHLYDLSELEALSVNHPNLRVEPVVEQPEEGWRGRSGTVLTAVLQDHGTLAGHDIYIAGRFEMAKIARDLFCNERDAREDRLFGDAFAFI; encoded by the coding sequence ATGACAACCTTAAGCTGTAAAGTGACCTCGGTAGATGCCATTACCGACACCGTATATCGCGTCCGTTTAGTGCCAGAATCGGCATTCTCTTTCCGCGCTGGTCAGTACCTGATGGTCGTGATGGATGAGCGCGATAAACGTCCTTTCTCTATGGCGTCTACGCCAGCGGAGCAGGAATTTATTGAGCTTCATATTGGTGCGTCTGAGCTTAACCTTTACGCCATGGCTGTCATGGACCGCATCCTGAAAGAGCGCGAAATCGTGGTAGACATTCCGCACGGTGAAGCCTGGCTGCGCGAAGATGAAGACCGTCCGCTTATCCTGATTGCTGGCGGTACGGGGTTCTCGTATGTTCGCTCTATTCTGTTGACCGCACTGGCACGTAACCCGAACCGCGACATCACCATCTATTGGGGCGGCCGCGAAGAGAAACATCTTTACGACCTGTCCGAACTGGAAGCGCTGAGCGTGAATCACCCGAACCTGCGCGTTGAGCCGGTTGTCGAGCAGCCGGAAGAGGGCTGGCGCGGGCGTAGTGGTACGGTGCTAACGGCGGTCCTGCAGGATCATGGCACGCTCGCCGGGCACGATATCTATATTGCTGGCCGTTTTGAAATGGCGAAAATTGCCCGCGACCTGTTCTGTAATGAGCGCGACGCGCGGGAAGATCGCCTGTTTGGCGATGCGTTCGCGTTTATCTAA
- the tatB gene encoding Sec-independent protein translocase protein TatB: MFDIGFSELLLVFVIGLIVLGPQRLPVAVKTVVGWVRALRSLATTVQNELAQELKLQEFQDSLKKVEKASMENLTPELKASMDELREAAESMKRSYSVNDPEKASDEANTIHNPVVKGSEEQREGVTPSSAEHQAAAPEQTPQEPEVKKQAQPVEPVLKAAEAKPAASVSESSPSSSDKA, translated from the coding sequence GTGTTCGACATTGGTTTTAGTGAGCTGCTGCTGGTCTTTGTGATTGGTTTGATTGTGCTGGGGCCGCAGCGTCTCCCTGTTGCGGTCAAAACCGTGGTGGGATGGGTGCGTGCGCTTCGCTCGCTGGCAACCACCGTGCAAAACGAGCTGGCGCAGGAGCTTAAGCTCCAGGAATTTCAGGACAGCCTGAAAAAGGTTGAGAAGGCGAGCATGGAAAATCTGACGCCCGAGCTGAAAGCATCAATGGATGAGCTGCGCGAAGCGGCGGAATCCATGAAGCGTTCTTACAGCGTCAACGATCCTGAAAAGGCCAGTGATGAAGCTAACACCATCCATAACCCGGTGGTGAAGGGCAGCGAAGAGCAGCGCGAGGGCGTAACGCCGTCCAGCGCGGAGCATCAGGCTGCTGCACCAGAACAGACGCCGCAGGAACCTGAAGTGAAAAAACAGGCGCAGCCGGTAGAGCCGGTGTTAAAAGCGGCTGAAGCAAAGCCTGCTGCGTCCGTTTCCGAATCGTCCCCTTCCTCGAGTGATAAAGCGTAA
- the ubiJ gene encoding ubiquinone biosynthesis protein UbiJ, producing MPFKPLVTAGIENVLNAFLYRAPALKAARQRLNGKVLRIVLKEFSTPLVLVFSERQLDVLGEWEGEADCSVITHMSVLPKLRDRQQLTALIRSGELEVEGDIQVVQNFVALSDLAEFDPAELLAPFIGDIAAEGIGKVIHGGTSFLRKNLQRQQRYAAEVLTEEWRMAPGSLEVAWFAEETAAVERAVDALTKRLEKLEGK from the coding sequence GTGCCCTTTAAACCCTTAGTCACCGCAGGCATTGAGAATGTACTGAATGCCTTTCTGTATCGTGCTCCGGCGCTGAAGGCTGCGCGTCAGCGGCTTAACGGAAAGGTACTGCGTATCGTTTTAAAAGAGTTCTCGACGCCGCTTGTGCTGGTCTTCAGCGAGCGCCAGCTTGACGTTCTGGGTGAATGGGAGGGCGAGGCGGATTGCTCGGTCATCACCCATATGAGCGTGCTGCCAAAACTGCGCGATCGTCAGCAACTGACGGCGCTTATCCGCAGTGGTGAACTCGAAGTTGAAGGCGACATTCAGGTCGTACAGAACTTCGTGGCGCTCAGCGATCTGGCTGAGTTTGACCCGGCAGAACTGCTTGCGCCTTTTATTGGCGACATCGCCGCCGAAGGGATTGGGAAAGTTATTCATGGCGGTACGTCGTTCCTGCGCAAAAATCTGCAGCGACAGCAGCGCTATGCCGCAGAAGTCCTCACCGAAGAGTGGCGCATGGCCCCCGGGTCGCTGGAAGTGGCATGGTTTGCAGAAGAGACCGCTGCTGTTGAACGCGCGGTTGATGCGTTAACCAAACGCCTGGAAAAACTGGAGGGCAAATGA
- the tatD gene encoding 3'-5' ssDNA/RNA exonuclease TatD, producing MFDIGLNLTSSQFAKDRDEVVARAFAAGVKGLLLTGTNLHESEQAQLLAQRYEHCWSTAGVHPHDSSQWTQHSAETLHALARTPQVVAIGECGLDFNRNFSTPEDQEKAFTAQLALAAELEMPVFMHCRDAHERFLTLLEPWLDKLPGAVLHCFTGSRQDALDCLNRGLYLGITGWVCDERRGLELRELLPAIPAERLLLETDAPYLLPRDMKPKPASRRNEPAYLGHIVESVAHWRGEDPHWLAAQTDDNVRRLFRIAF from the coding sequence ATGTTTGATATTGGACTTAACCTGACCAGTTCGCAGTTCGCGAAAGACCGTGATGAGGTCGTCGCCCGTGCTTTTGCCGCCGGGGTGAAAGGGCTATTGCTGACGGGAACCAACCTGCATGAGAGTGAGCAGGCGCAACTGCTGGCGCAACGCTACGAACACTGCTGGTCAACCGCAGGCGTCCACCCTCATGACAGTAGCCAGTGGACGCAACACAGCGCTGAAACGCTCCACGCGCTGGCAAGAACGCCACAGGTGGTCGCCATCGGCGAGTGCGGTCTCGATTTCAACCGCAACTTTTCCACGCCGGAAGACCAGGAAAAAGCCTTCACCGCGCAGCTGGCGCTGGCCGCAGAGCTTGAAATGCCGGTGTTTATGCATTGCCGCGATGCGCATGAGCGTTTTCTCACCCTTCTGGAACCGTGGCTGGATAAACTGCCTGGTGCGGTGTTGCACTGTTTTACCGGCTCGCGTCAGGACGCGTTGGATTGCCTGAATCGAGGACTTTATCTGGGCATTACCGGCTGGGTTTGCGATGAGCGTCGCGGGTTGGAACTGCGTGAATTGTTGCCGGCGATCCCGGCCGAACGCCTGCTGCTGGAAACCGATGCCCCTTATTTGCTGCCGCGCGACATGAAACCCAAACCGGCCTCGCGGCGTAACGAACCAGCGTATCTGGGGCACATCGTTGAGAGCGTGGCGCACTGGCGCGGAGAAGATCCGCACTGGCTGGCCGCGCAGACCGATGACAACGTGCGCCGCCTGTTTCGAATTGCCTTTTAA
- the ubiE gene encoding bifunctional demethylmenaquinone methyltransferase/2-methoxy-6-polyprenyl-1,4-benzoquinol methylase UbiE, with translation MVDDSQDTTHFGFQTVAKAQKADMVAHVFHSVAAKYDVMNDLMSFGIHRLWKRFTIDCSGVRRGQTVLDLAGGTGDLTAKFSRLVGETGRVVLADINDSMLKMGREKLRNIGVVGNVEYVQANAEALPFPDNTFDCITISFGLRNVTDKDKALRSMYRVLKPGGRLLVLEFSKPIIEPLSKAYDAYSFHVLPRIGELVANDAESYRYLAESIRMHPDQDTLKAMMQDAGFENVEYFNMTAGVVALHRGYKF, from the coding sequence ATGGTTGACGATTCACAAGACACGACGCACTTTGGCTTTCAGACTGTAGCCAAAGCGCAGAAAGCTGACATGGTGGCCCACGTATTTCATTCCGTGGCGGCGAAGTACGATGTGATGAATGACTTGATGTCCTTCGGCATTCATCGCTTGTGGAAGCGCTTTACTATTGACTGCAGCGGTGTGCGTCGTGGACAAACAGTTCTCGATCTGGCTGGCGGAACGGGCGATCTGACGGCGAAATTCTCCCGTCTGGTGGGTGAAACCGGTCGCGTCGTGCTGGCAGATATCAACGACTCAATGCTGAAAATGGGACGCGAGAAACTGCGTAACATCGGCGTGGTGGGTAACGTGGAATATGTGCAGGCAAACGCCGAAGCGCTGCCGTTTCCGGATAACACCTTTGACTGCATCACCATCTCTTTTGGTCTGCGTAACGTCACCGATAAAGACAAAGCGCTGCGCTCCATGTACCGCGTGCTGAAGCCGGGTGGACGTCTGCTGGTGCTTGAATTCTCCAAACCGATTATCGAGCCGCTGAGCAAAGCCTACGACGCCTACTCCTTCCACGTTCTGCCGCGTATTGGTGAGCTGGTTGCGAACGATGCAGAGAGCTATCGCTACCTGGCCGAATCCATCCGTATGCACCCGGATCAGGATACCCTGAAAGCGATGATGCAGGACGCGGGTTTTGAAAACGTTGAGTATTTCAACATGACGGCGGGTGTCGTCGCGCTGCACCGCGGTTACAAGTTCTGA
- the rfaH gene encoding transcription/translation regulatory transformer protein RfaH produces the protein MQAWYLLYCKRGQLQRAQEHLERQSVNCLTPVITLEKMQRGKRTTVSEPLFPNYLFVEFDPEVIHTTTISATRGVSHFVRFGASPATVPSTVIHQLSIYQQPEGITDPETPYAGDSVVITEGAFEGLQAIFSEPDGEARSMLLLNMLNKQVLQSVKNTDFRKL, from the coding sequence ATGCAGGCCTGGTATTTACTGTATTGCAAACGCGGGCAACTTCAGCGCGCGCAGGAACATCTTGAACGTCAGTCTGTGAATTGTCTGACGCCCGTGATCACGCTTGAAAAAATGCAGCGCGGGAAACGCACGACGGTCAGCGAGCCTCTCTTCCCGAACTATCTGTTCGTCGAATTCGACCCGGAAGTGATCCACACCACGACAATCAGCGCCACGCGCGGTGTCAGTCACTTTGTCCGTTTTGGCGCCAGCCCCGCGACGGTTCCCTCAACCGTCATTCATCAGCTTTCAATTTATCAACAACCCGAAGGGATAACCGACCCGGAAACCCCTTATGCAGGCGATAGCGTGGTGATTACAGAAGGTGCCTTTGAAGGCCTGCAGGCCATATTCTCTGAACCTGATGGCGAAGCGCGCTCTATGTTGCTGCTTAACATGTTGAATAAACAGGTGCTGCAGAGCGTGAAAAACACCGACTTCCGTAAACTTTAA
- the tatA gene encoding Sec-independent protein translocase subunit TatA: MGGISIWQLLIIAVIVVLLFGTKKLGSIGSDLGASIKGFKKAMGDDESKQDKTSQDADFTAKSIADKQDEAKKEDAKRHDKEQV; encoded by the coding sequence ATGGGTGGTATCAGTATCTGGCAATTGTTAATCATTGCCGTCATCGTCGTACTGCTGTTTGGTACGAAGAAACTCGGTTCTATCGGTTCCGACCTTGGTGCATCTATCAAAGGCTTTAAGAAGGCCATGGGTGATGATGAAAGTAAGCAGGATAAAACCAGCCAGGACGCTGACTTTACTGCTAAATCCATCGCTGACAAGCAAGATGAAGCCAAAAAGGAAGACGCTAAACGCCACGATAAAGAGCAGGTGTAA
- the rmuC gene encoding DNA recombination protein RmuC encodes MDISILVYAVVTLVSVGIGWLISGYQHAQQKAEQLAEREEIVAELSATKQQLALSDHWRDECELLNNELRNLRDINTSLEADLREVTTRLESTQLHAEDKIRQMINSEQRLSEQFENLANRIFEHSNRRVDEQNRQSLNSLLTPLREQLDGFRRQVQDSFGQEARERHTLAHEIRNLQQLNAQMAQEAVNLTRALKGDNKAQGNWGEVVMTRVLEASGLREGYEYETQVSIENDARSRMQPDVIVRLPQGKDVVIDAKMTLVAYERYFNAEDDYTRETALQEHIASVRNHIRLLGRKDYQQLPGLRSLDYVLMFIPVEPAFLLALDRQPELITEALKNNIMLVSPTTLLVALRTIANLWRYEHQSRNAQHIADRASKLYDKMRLFVDDMSSVGQSLDRAQDNYRQAMKKLSSGRGNLLAQAEAFRSLGVEVKREINPELVEQATSQDEEFRLREGADEQNTHSEDNDLAANLSPEEQPTRFFRGG; translated from the coding sequence GTGGATATCTCAATCCTGGTTTATGCGGTAGTTACGCTGGTAAGCGTGGGGATTGGCTGGCTCATTTCCGGCTACCAGCATGCGCAGCAGAAAGCCGAACAGCTGGCAGAGCGCGAAGAGATCGTCGCCGAACTCAGCGCGACGAAACAACAGCTTGCGCTGAGTGACCACTGGCGCGACGAGTGCGAACTGCTCAATAACGAACTGCGCAATCTGCGTGATATCAATACCTCGCTGGAGGCCGATCTCCGTGAAGTGACCACCCGTCTTGAGTCCACCCAACTGCACGCCGAAGACAAAATCCGTCAGATGATCAACAGCGAGCAGCGTCTTAGCGAGCAGTTTGAGAACCTCGCGAACCGCATTTTTGAGCACAGCAATCGCCGCGTGGATGAGCAAAACCGCCAGAGCCTTAACAGCCTGCTGACGCCGCTGCGTGAACAGCTGGACGGCTTTCGCCGTCAGGTACAGGACAGCTTTGGTCAGGAGGCCCGCGAGCGCCACACGCTGGCGCATGAAATTCGTAATCTCCAGCAGCTGAATGCCCAGATGGCGCAGGAGGCGGTCAACCTGACGCGCGCGCTAAAAGGTGATAACAAAGCGCAGGGAAACTGGGGCGAAGTGGTCATGACGCGCGTGCTGGAGGCCTCTGGCCTGCGCGAAGGATACGAATACGAAACGCAGGTCAGCATTGAAAACGATGCGCGCTCGCGGATGCAGCCGGATGTCATTGTTCGTCTGCCGCAGGGCAAAGATGTGGTTATCGACGCCAAAATGACGCTGGTGGCCTATGAGCGCTACTTCAACGCGGAAGATGACTACACCCGCGAAACAGCGTTGCAGGAGCACATCGCCTCCGTGCGTAACCATATCCGTCTGCTGGGCAGAAAAGATTATCAGCAATTGCCGGGGCTGCGATCGCTAGACTACGTGCTGATGTTTATCCCGGTAGAGCCTGCCTTCCTGCTGGCGCTCGACAGACAGCCCGAACTGATCACCGAAGCGCTAAAAAATAACATTATGCTGGTCAGCCCAACCACGTTGCTGGTGGCCTTGCGGACCATTGCTAATCTGTGGCGTTACGAGCATCAAAGCCGTAACGCGCAACACATTGCCGATCGCGCCAGCAAGCTGTACGACAAAATGCGCCTGTTTGTGGACGATATGTCTTCGGTCGGGCAAAGCCTGGATCGTGCGCAGGATAACTACCGCCAGGCGATGAAAAAGCTCTCCTCCGGGCGTGGTAACCTGCTGGCGCAAGCCGAAGCGTTTCGCAGCCTGGGGGTGGAGGTGAAACGCGAGATTAATCCGGAATTGGTTGAACAGGCGACGTCGCAGGACGAAGAGTTTCGCCTGCGTGAAGGCGCAGATGAACAAAATACGCACAGTGAAGACAACGATTTAGCGGCGAATTTATCGCCAGAAGAGCAGCCGACGCGTTTCTTTCGCGGTGGTTGA